The following DNA comes from Nicotiana sylvestris chromosome 10, ASM39365v2, whole genome shotgun sequence.
CCACTCTACAAGTGTGGAAGTTGTATCTGTTCCCGCAGCAAACATATCCTGCAACAAACAATTAATAGTTTTCTCTTTTAGTTTAGTTTGTTCGTTGGAGTGTAATTACATAAGAGAGAAATAGCTAGTGATATATATTTATACCATGATAATAGCTTTGATTGCATCCATTTCGACTTGAAAACCAGCCTTGTTTTCTTTCTGAACCTGCAATAATATATCCACGAAGTCTGCCCCTTCAGCTTCAGTGTCTGacttcttattttttcttctGTGTTCCTCAATCACACCCTCCAAAAATGCATCAAACTCTTTCGCCACTTTATCCACTTTGGCATTCAACCCATTGAAACGATTCATCCATGCAAGCCAAGGCATGTAATCTCCGATGTTAAAAACTCCCAACAATTCCACAAACTCTAACAGCAAAGACTTGAACTTTCTCCCTTCTTCCCCATCACAATACTTCCTTCCTAAGGCCACCCTGCAAACTATGTCGTTGGTCATGGAGACGAACAGCTCCGTCAAATCAACTTCTCTATTTGGCGATTCCCTAATCCTCTGGAGAAGAAGAGAAGTCTCTTCTTCCCTTATCTTTCGAAAAGATTGAACTCTTTTGTTGTTCAAAAGCTGAAGCATGCAAACGCTTCTGGCATTCCTCCAGTAATCCCCATAAGGGGTGAAGGCAACGTCCTTTGGGCCGAAGAAAAGCTTGCTAGGAATGGTTGAAATGGGTTTGTTTGCAAAAGACAAATCTTGGGTTTTCATGATTTCGGAAGCAGCTTCAGCTGATGAAGCGATAAGCACAGGTACGCTACCGAACTGAAGCATCATCATGGAACCATGTTCATTTGATAGTTTTTGTAGGGAGCGGTGAGGCTGTAAGCCCAGTTTGTGGAAGTGACCGATTAATGGAAGCTTTGATGGAGATGGTGGAAGATTTTTCTTGGTTTTGGATGAGGGGAAATATAATCTGAAAATAAAAAACACAAATAGAAAGAATGGAATAACTGCAAAAAACGACATCTTTTTATCTTTGTTTTCTAATATGGTGATTGTATGCTTTGGCACTGGAGATGTTGTTCTTTTATACAGGCAAAAGATTAGGCATGCAGAAGATTCAAGTATGCTATGTTTGACAGGGGCAGCCAAACTAGTTTTGTAGCCTAAAGCTAAATTTTACGAGGTattttaacttcttcttttttaaatattatttatttgaagtctatttttctagttataaagttattaataattttttattaatcaataactcctaataaaTCTTTCTTAGTTGATaatatagctaatccatttaaccttttttgagacattgttgatcttaggtaaaattttatcaattttaattttgaaaacttctttccgCTGAAGCGATCGATGGTAACaagagttattaacattattccataagcaatgtaggcattgaaaaaagaatcaaatccTTTTATTTGACCGAGCGTATCAATTAaactgttatcttctaattgtactattttccttaatacttttaattccgaaaataaatataaacatcaatatcgaattgattattatactttaaggaacattcaagattaaggcaatattttttcaattttcatcatCTAGTGATCTTAATTTTTACCGCTAAATggaaaaccaaaaatattataTCATGTGCCTCGAATTGTTCAAAtatattttgaagtgaaaaaataacCTTGTGTACTACGTATTAAGTAATCAACTCCAAAGAactcttcgaaagattttgagaGTTTGTTATCAACATTCccatcaaattgttacttcctatatatcacacgtttcttaCGAAATTCGGGTTCGATATTCATTTACAATTTTCTTGGCAGAAATCATAGCAGCTGCAAATCCTTTttctctatatttgttaaagaaagaatcaaaattttcactttacATAATgtttttttaaacttatacataGCTTATTAAGCATAACAAAAAATGGGGCCCCCACAAATATGTGGCCCAAAACAGTTAttttacttgctttatggaagggCTGCACCTGTGTTTGACGAATATGTATTTTTTATACTAGAAAAATATAAGAGAGGAAACTCGTAATTAAGTCCATCCCATCTTAAATTTGGTAAATTAAACATGTGATTGTCCGATCTATTGTTTTTCTATCCACAAATATCTAAACTAAGTTCTGTAACTAGAATATATCTAATTTATACTTGTATATAACAAAAAATAGTGCTTACCGGAGATATGAATTCAGGTAGCTGAATTTCAATTTCCAATACAAAATATATGCTCCATTCGCTCCAATTTAAGCTATGCACTTCCTTATTTAGTTCTCTCTATAACGATCCGATCGATCATTTTGAGTACTAGTCTTAATTTTCATGATCCAAGACCTCCCGTAATTTCATTTGATATTTCTTGGTTTACGTGCATGGTCTCTGTCACTATACGAAAAtcgaaaataaaaattttgacaaAAATAAGGCTAGAGTTGACCACGGTCAACATTTTGAATAAACGACCCCAGAAAAGTATTCTGACGATCCCGGTAGATTCGTAttatgattttagacttgggtgCCTGCCTGAaattgaatttggaggtccctaggttGATTTGGCTTGTTGTGCCGAAAGATGGCAATTTGAATGTTTAGAAATTCATTAGGTTTGACCATAGGTTGACTTTATAGTTACCGGGTACCCATTTTGATTTTGGGAAGTTTTGCTATTTGAAACTTGTCTAGAAATTTTGGTATTATTCCGAGTTGGTTTGACAGGAATGGGACGCTTGGTTGTATTCCTAGCTACCCTTGAGTTTCCTTttgaatttcatgtgttttgatgtccgattcatagttccggat
Coding sequences within:
- the LOC104222883 gene encoding cytochrome P450 736A117-like; its protein translation is MSFFAVIPFFLFVFFIFRLYFPSSKTKKNLPPSPSKLPLIGHFHKLGLQPHRSLQKLSNEHGSMMMLQFGSVPVLIASSAEAASEIMKTQDLSFANKPISTIPSKLFFGPKDVAFTPYGDYWRNARSVCMLQLLNNKRVQSFRKIREEETSLLLQRIRESPNREVDLTELFVSMTNDIVCRVALGRKYCDGEEGRKFKSLLLEFVELLGVFNIGDYMPWLAWMNRFNGLNAKVDKVAKEFDAFLEGVIEEHRRKNKKSDTEAEGADFVDILLQVQKENKAGFQVEMDAIKAIIMDMFAAGTDTTSTLVEWTMNELLRNPKTLNKLRDEVRQVTQGKTEVTEDDLEKMPYLRAAVKESSRLHSPVPLLPREAIRDAKVLGYDIAAGTQVLVCPWAISRDPNLWENPEEFQPERFLDNSIDYKGLHFELIPFGAGRRGCPGITFAKFVNELALARLMFHFDFSLPNGAKPEDLDVDEAAGITVRRKFPLLAVATPRS